One segment of Colius striatus isolate bColStr4 chromosome 11, bColStr4.1.hap1, whole genome shotgun sequence DNA contains the following:
- the RPL37A gene encoding large ribosomal subunit protein eL43 — protein sequence MAKRTKKVGIVGKYGTRYGASLRKMVKKIEISQHAKYTCSFCGKTKMKRKAVGIWHCGSCMKTVAGGAWTYNTTSAVTVKSAIRRLKELKDQ from the exons ATG GCCAAGCGCACCAAGAAGGTCGGGATTGTGGGTAAATATGGTACCCGTTACGGTGCATCCCTTAGGAAAATGGTGAAGAAGATTGAAATTAGCCAGCATGCCAAGTATACCTGCTCCTTCTGTGGAAAG accaaaatgaagaggaaggctgtgggtATCTGGCACTGCGGATCCTGCATGAAGACAGTTGCTGGTGGTGCCTGGACTTACAA TACCACCTCTGCAGTGACAGTCAAATCTGCCATCAGAAGACTGAAGGAGTTGAAAGACCAGTAG